The window TCAAATACACCAAACACTCTGCATAATTCTCTAACTAAAAGACTAAGCTCGTCGTCAAAATAGTTTTTAAGCTTTCTGATAGCGGCCGACATATTCAACCAGTCTTCAAAGTCGTCTTTTTCTATTAATGAAAGCGAATCATGATATAAAGCATCTGAGTTTTTTTCGATGTCACTAGAAATATAATCAACCTGATATATAACAGAACAACAAAACTCGCTACTAATAATCTCTCTATTCAGCTTTAGCGTAGTAATTAAATCATCAAAAGCCGACGGACTTGAAAAAAACTCAGAATGCGCATTCGCAGCTTCCATACAATCGCCGAGCGAGTCAAAAAATCTATCGACTAATGAAGGCAAACTTTCTATTAAAAATTGTTTAAATGTGTTTCTATAATTTTCTTGATTTAAATTATCTGGTGAAGTGTCTAAATTGTCATGCGTTGAGGCCAGCGATCCAACACTTGCTATTTTTCTTAAAGCATTAAACGTGGTGGCTGGCATCTGTTCAGTGACAAGGCCTACTCCCGTCGAGCCGATATGCGTTATTTGTGCATCTACTTCAAAAGTTTTTAGTTCAAACTCTAATTGAATAGAAAAGCGGATTTTTATATTTTTATGCAAAACAATCTGCGGATGAGTTTTATCAAAAACCAGATAAAATCCACCGCTACAAAAATCCAGAATACGGCATTCCAGTGTATCAGTTTGGTCGATTATCAATAAAGCGTTTAGATCAATCGCATACCTGATATAGCGACGTCTTTTGCTTTTTTTAATACTAGCAGACATAAATCAGATGAAATAGTAAAAACTACCGTAGTAATAGACACCGACCGTATTCTTTAAAAAAGGCCGTTGTAAACTCCGTAAATAGACTAATTGAAATTATTTAACGAAGCGGAAATGTATTTATTTGAGCACTATCTATCTAACGACAATACTGGCGTGGATACTATACCACGACAGGCCTGAGTGTACTCCCGCTAGCTGTCTAGTTTAGACCACTTCGGGCGAATATTTAGCTCACACAAAGCCAGGTTTCAATGGCTACTGGCTATCGCTAGGCTTCAAAACCCCACCCCTATTCAGAGTCCACGACACTGCCGGTGTTTACGGCCACTGTTTTGCGCGATTTTGCTTGCCGATTGTGTCTGAGTTTGGGATAAATGAAAAAACCTGACAACAAATCCCAAACTGGAAATCTATGAATTACTGGCTGATGAAATCAGAACCCGACACCTTCGGCATTGACGACTTGTTTAACCGACCCGAACAAACCGAGCATTGGGATGGTGTCCGCAACTACCAAGCCCGAAACATGATGCGCGACGACATGAAAATCGGCGATCAGGTGTTTTTTTACCATTCCAACTGCGACGAACCAGGCATCGTCGGCATCATGCAAGTTGTGCGCGAATCTTATCCGGACTTTACCGCGTTTGACCCGGACGACAAACATTTTGATCCGAAAAGTAATCCGGACAAACCTACCTGGTATATGGTCGATGTAAAGTTTGTCAGAAAGCTATCACGTAATATCAGTCTGCGCGAATTGAAACTGAAAACCGAACTAGCCGATCTGGCTTTGCTACGCCGCGGGAACCGCCTGTCCATCATGCCGGTGAATGCCGAGCAATGGGACTTTATTCTCGGTTTGGAGAAAGCCTAATCTTCCGAAAGATTTAGCGTCACGCTCATCAGCGTGACGCGGTGACCACGATAAACTTCTTCGGCCATCGCAGTCCAGCCAAGTTTTGCGTAGAAATCCGCCTGATCCGGTGTAAACAGATAGAGTTTGGCAAAGCCGGCAGCCTGAGCTTGCAGCATGACATGTTGTACCAGCTTCGCGCCTATTCCCTGCCGGCGGTATTCGGGCGCTACGTAAACACTGGCCAACCATGGCGTCAGTTCCGGGCGGGTATCCATGTCGCTTTCAATGATGGCTGCGGAGCCGGCCAGTTGGCCTTCATGTTTGTAAATGAAGGTGCTCGGAACTAATTTGTCGCTTAAATAAGCTTGCATTCTTTCGATGCGGTGTTCCAGGGTTTGGCCGGGATTCAGGTTTGACCATTCGGCTTGGTGCCATTGGGCTAAGGTGGGGATTTGTTGGGGTTCTTGGGAAAGGTTGATGATGGTCATGTTTCTGTCTGTGGAATAGAGTAATCCCATCGAATCTAAGTATGGCAATTGGTGTCGCTATCGCGACGGATTGTTTTAACGTCGGTTCGCGGACCGACAACCGCGACACTTTTCTTTGCTTGTCCAAAGAAAAGTATCCAAAAGAAAAGACACCCGGATTTCGCCCTGATCCTGCGCTTCACAGTTTTTTGCAGGGGTTGGCGAAAGGGGCTTCCTGCCCCTTCGCCAACGAGCGGCATCCCTGCCGCTCCCCTCACGGGCTAATCCTGCAAAAAACTGCGATGCTCGGGGTCGAAACACGGGATCAAAACCGACTCCAAAGATAAAAGTCCCTTCTCCCCCAGGGAGAAGGTTAGGATGAGGGAAACTCAAATAAACGTTGTAATAACCATGTATCCCCTCACCCCAGCCCTCTCCCGTGAGGAGAGGGAGCGTATATACCCCTACTACGCAGCTCCGGTGTTCCCCGTATGCCGCGCCGAGCACCGGAGCTTTTATCGAGATCAGCCCGAAGGGGTGCGGCAGGGATGCCGCACGTCGGCGGAGGGGCTGGGAAGCCCCTTCTGCCGACCCTCGATAAAAGCTTCGGCGCGCAGGATCAAAGCGGCATCCGGGCCGCCTTTTCTTTGGATACTTTCTTTTGGCGGAGCAAAAGAAAGTATCTCGCCTTCGGGTGCGAGTACCCGATTAAATCAAGCCGTCGCGATAGCGACAC of the Methylomonas sp. MK1 genome contains:
- a CDS encoding EVE domain-containing protein — encoded protein: MNYWLMKSEPDTFGIDDLFNRPEQTEHWDGVRNYQARNMMRDDMKIGDQVFFYHSNCDEPGIVGIMQVVRESYPDFTAFDPDDKHFDPKSNPDKPTWYMVDVKFVRKLSRNISLRELKLKTELADLALLRRGNRLSIMPVNAEQWDFILGLEKA
- a CDS encoding GNAT family N-acetyltransferase, whose product is MTIINLSQEPQQIPTLAQWHQAEWSNLNPGQTLEHRIERMQAYLSDKLVPSTFIYKHEGQLAGSAAIIESDMDTRPELTPWLASVYVAPEYRRQGIGAKLVQHVMLQAQAAGFAKLYLFTPDQADFYAKLGWTAMAEEVYRGHRVTLMSVTLNLSED